The DNA sequence agtaattttataatctgacgtacTACGTCAAACCACatcaacttataaatttattttcatatgatTCTTTTATAACCAAAGCGTGCATATGATCTGATCACAAAATAAGTCCTTATTATAATTAGTTGCTCACCACACTAGGGCATATAtactttatttacttttattttgttcttgttttaCTTTGGTGAGCACGCCTATGAATTTGTTTTATGTCAGTTTTAAATCTTATGATGTTTTGACGGATAGATAAGTCTCTTTCGAACATCTTTAAtgttttttgaaatattctGAAGTACTCATGTTCAAGCATTTCACATTTCTTTGGTGCCGACTTGAATATATGTCTTCTCCAATAAGCATGTCTGTGCTTTCAAGTCTCAGATTCCTCAAGTGTCATGACGTTGTTTAGTGATCGTATATCTATTAACTTGGCAACTGGCTTTCGGATTAGCTAGGGCTAGCTCTTCCTTTATGGTCAAGCTATACTTTTAACACCCCGGCATGCATGCTGCAGTATCCATCTTTAGACCAAagattatcatttttctttctccatcatGGAGGAAAATAGTTATCACAATAATATTCAAGCCTGCCACTGCTAGCTAGCGAGCAGCTCTTGTCAATATTTGTCCGGTTGGGATCGATTGTGCTCTTGGTGTTGTCTTGTGGTGTATGTCTTAATTAGTTGGCTGTGTTTGGAAAGGAACAGTttcactactattaacaaataGATTATCTGAAATCACCTTAGTATCCAAATATTATTGGCAGCAAAAGCAATATTTATGTTGTTACTTGTATTTTGATTGCTATAAAATCAAGTACTACTAGATCTACAGACAAATCTTATAAAAgcaaatttataaactgacatattttgatatgatacaataatattatatcttctCTACAGTTAAGAGATCAGCTCTATAATCTGGCATACATACCAAATCAAATCATGTCAATCTGTAATTAATGAGTTTACTTATATGAAATTTCTCAATgagtgaatttttttcttttgctagaTCCTGTATCTTTGTTGCTATATATGATGCAATTAATAGTAGTAGTACTTTTGgatattcttaattaaaaaagaaaaagaaaaaaattatcttaactTCTAAACAATTTCATAAGAAAATTTGCATCAAAATGTGATCTCCTcatttgacatatatatatatatatataggtttaaTTATTTAGCCACCCTCGTAAATTTAAAgctagctgcatgcatgcactaaccatatattaatttttaatccGCCGCTGGGAAAAtattcatgatatatattatacatataggaagctaatatatattaatgtatatattatatatatatatatatatatatatatatatatatgccaatgTTTAAGGCTTCTATACATCTTGGAAGACATTAATAATTCCTCGAGCTTTGCTCCAGCAGTACGTAAGCATATACACTACTGTCACTGGAAATATTTAAGAATCATGATTACAAAAAATAGCCAAAAAAAGAGGCATAGAGTAGTGCTGATGGTGTTTAATTAGTGATAAACCTCCATCAATCGAAAGCCACTCCGCAGTACAAGAAAAATAGGAGGATATTGATacttatttttgtgaaaatgattttttttattaaaatgaatctattttaataaaaaataatcatttttataataaataaatattaataattattcatttttcttgcaaTACCTGGAGGTGATATACCTAACTAAGGCCAACATTAATTAAGTAGTAtgagtaattttatttaaaagtctttatatacacaatatattatttatgtggtataattaatttagaagataaattttaaaatttaaattttataaatcagaTTATGTCATTGAGATAATACGTGACGTAAAGGCATTCATGAAGAACTATACACAATGCTTATCATCGATCTTATCCTATTATGAATGTTAGAAGGATGAAAATACTGTTTAATTTCTGTGTATATTATTTGGAGATCGTGAAAATAGGAAGATGATCATGATATCCAATCCTCTAGCCTTATCCTGCTTTGCAATAATGCCCAAGAGATGGGACTGGTTGAAACCGTAAACGTACAAGGACAAAAAAGGGGGGCCGTTGATAATTTGTTTGGTGCAAAGGAACAAAAATTGGGTTTGATCGTTGGTTTGAATTCAAATACGAGATGAggtagttttaaataaaaaataaaaattaaataaaatattattataatattattttttaatattattattattattctaaaatttgaaaaaattaaattatttattatattttatgtaaaaatttaaaaaaattataataataagataagatgagataaaatatttttcgaatcCCAATAATAGACTGTTTTTGTCTTATATAAATTAGCTAGCTATCATTGAGCTATATGGTATCGTCCCAATGCCATAAAGGTTCTCTAATTACTGATTAAGAATAGATCATGCATTAGCAGATTTTGACATagattattattaaatacaatCTTAGAGTATGTAAGTTATATACattcgctttgaaaaaaaaaaaagatctcataaaaaataataagaatgcATAAGATTTAcatatctaaaattataaatatcatttctctttcatatatacatgcatgcttATAAGAATGTTGTAATCTAGAAATTATGACTAcatttaagagaaaaaaaaaaaaaaaaaaaaaaaaaagaaggtaaaGAGAGTTGATCAAAAGCAAGAAGCCGAGGCCAATCGAATTCTTTTAATTAGGATTATTGCTTTAAAGTAATCAAAATGTATGTACTTTTGAGATAGGCAACAtcatctttcctttcctttataaCTAGGCACTAGTACTGTCTCACCCAAGACAAGCTTCCACACGTCAAACGTCGTTAcgtacacagagagagagagagagagagagagagagagagagagagagagagagagagagttgccaTTGGAAATTAAAGGATTGGTGGAGAGACAAAGTTTCCACAGCTTGAGGTTTAGTACTCTTTAGGAAAAGAAAGCAGGAGGGAGGAGCTAGAAGGATGGGATTGAAACGGCTGTTGTTTTCCGTATATATGGAAGGCCACACCAACTTTTTAAAGCTCGCTCCTCTCATCTCTTTCGATCCGTTGCAAGTAAATTTTTACGTGGAAGTAAGGGACGCCTCGGATCTCCAACTCTATTAACAATCAATCTACATAAAACGGAATCATCTCTGATTTTGATTTCGTATTCGATTGATCATAGATGCATAAAGCACCAAACTTTGTGTTCATAAGAAAGAGAGACAATGTAGCCCTGGTTcgaaaacatacatatatatatatatatatatgtatatagatgtATGCAGAAGATCATGACCAGTCAAAAAGAAGTCTTGGCCTGTGGCGTGAAAAAGGTTTAGAGTTTGTGAAGGAGATTCTTTGATTGGTATCTGCCTGGAAgaacgggaaaaaaaaaaggagattcCATGCTAGTGCCTTCTAATGATTATTTACTAGGCTCCCGGCAGTACGGTACATATAGATGCACATAGATCGGTAATGTTCGGTACAAGTTTCTAATAGACAAGCTCCAAATACATGTACTTAGGGCTGCAAACATGCTCGCATATACCCAATATATACTAGAGAAATGCTTTAGGTAAAagatatctataaaaataaatctacaaactaatattgcttcatatatatatatatatatatatatatatgatacgttagattgtaaagtgaCATTGCAAAATAGATCTAACGCATAgcatatgaaattatatcaatttgtgaatttgcgtttgtaaaatttatttatgacgGTAACACTTCTCTTTATATTGCATTGATCATGAATACTATGCTCGACATATATACGCAAGCAGCTGGTCTTTAGAACAAAATCTAGAAATCATTGCAAGTgaaaaaagtaaaggaaaagagaaatggAAAAGTAAGATCGATCCCACTAATTGTATTCTTTTTAGGGGTCATTAAGGCTTTAAATTATTCAAAATGTACATACTTTTGAAGGCAACGTAACTTTCCCTCCATTGCAAAAGGATTGCTAATGGGGACAATGTTTCCACAGCCCGAGCTTTTGCAGTCtttaggaaaagaaaagaggctGCAAGGACCGGACCCTTCTCTATAAAGGCACGAACTTTTTAAAGCTGATCCTTCTCTTACAAGTGAGTTTTACAGGAAAGCAAGGGACTTCTTGGATCTCCAACTCCCAATTATCAGTACTGTATAATtcaatcatctctctctctctctctctctctctctctctctctctctctctctctctctctctctctctctctctctctctctctctctctgtggtaaATAACAATAAACCTAATAAAATGGAACGAAAATATAGTAGTACTTCGTTGTTCtcacatttgtttttttttttaaattgaacgATCAGAGGTGTAAAGGCAGGGATGAACCTAGAGCCAACCAACCATGGTTGGGGGCTGCAAATTTTAAAATCccaaaattttagttttttttttcctaagcaagCATTTCATAGATAAAGAAAAGAGTTACAAGATACAAGATTTAATGGGGTGGGAGAATCCCCAACAATCATCCCAAAACCAGCAAATATAACacaactaaaataataataataaaaaaaagagggCTATAGAGCCAAAAATTTGGCTCTCACCCATTTTCCACGAGGGGAAACCACTTGAAGCGGTTTTAATATAGTCTGATAGACAGACTATAAGACTATGGCTAGAAGTCGTAGTGAAATGTGTGCTGCATTTTCCTGGGCTAGACTAGTTGAAATAGACTTCCACGATCACTTTATCTTGATTCTTGGTTAGGGAAAATAGGAACATAAAAAAGTAGTAACTGGAAAATGAGTTGAATCATCGGCGAAGGACTATCATTGGCTGTGGAGGCGTGTAGCTCACGCACCACCGTTGGTAGTAAAGTAAAGGTTGGATCTAAGAGATCTGAGGCCGTTGACCCCGATGGCGCCTTGCATGGTGGCAACAGACCTCCCTTAGCGCAGCGATGTGTGAATCTCACTGGCGGTATGAACCactattttaaaacttttcataagataaattttataaaaattaatatctgCACCCCATTTTGTACAGTTTGGCCCCCTACGCTGAAGTTTTTGCAGGATCCGCTCTTATATGAGGGTATGCTCTCCACAGCAGTTTACCAATAAAATGACTCTTAAAATTTTGGACAAGTGACAATATTCTACAATGTGGCATGTGCAAAGTATTGTTCCCACCTTGTAGATTGTCTGCTTGTATATATGCAGTTCCTAGTCTCATGAGATGATCATCAACAACGATGCAAAgaatttcaaatctcaattcaaaaccaGAGGTGCAATATATATTCTGAATCATCAATGTAGAATATTTGCATATGACACAAGAAAGATGAAGTACAGAATGCGAAACTAATACTCTAAAATGTCCACCACAAAATATCACTTAATGATGGGTAACTATAGATCTATTATACATAGTCGTTTCAATTTCAGGCACAAATAGTTGTATATTCTTTGAAAACAAGCTCCTACATGCAGCAAACAGCAACAAAAAGCAAACAATTGTGGTGAATAAGTGAACATCAGTGCATGGCTGTTCAACTCGGCCACCAAGCAGATAAAACTCAACTAAATTTGGCTAAAGCCTGCATAGTTTCCTAGTCTAATAACATACAACAAGCACAATGAATAACACAACAATCAGAATGTGGAAATCCCTAAGCAAGAAACAAATACTAAGACCTGCGAACATAAACAGTCGCAAAACAAATTTCCATCGATGGTTTCTAGAGTTTACACGGTTGGATCCTTCCCAAACCTCATCATTGCATGTGTTACCAGCATTGAACCCCTGCGAGTCATTTCGACAAGTTGACCAACGAGTGGTAGTTTTGCTGTCTCCCTGCTCAAAAGAGGCTTCTTGTTCCACCTATACACATTATGCAGAACCTCATATGACTATCTGCCCAATATGAATAGTATAAATAACATTATTGAGAAATCAAAAGGACAACAGCTTAaattatattgagaatttaCAAAGCAAATATGATGTTAATGGATAACAGGGGAAAATTCATTCAAAACACATATTTTACCACTCAATCAGATAGAATAATATCAGGGAAAAGAATTGGATGTAAAGAATAGTGTATACCAAAATACAGCTAAGGTAACGGGGAAGAAGTTTAGGGCATACCAATCTTCATGGCGAACAACTTTTCCATCTGCTAAATACAGCTTGATGAGTGATATCACATCTATGTCTTTCCCCAAGAACTTGTAGTGCTGCTTGTTGTCAATTAATATCTGGATTTGAAAAGAGATTCCAATCTCTGTACTCAAACAGAACATATtcaactagaaaaaaaaataaaaaacaaaatttgatgAGTGGTAAGTCAAAGTTCTAAACCTCTCGCTTTCCTGGTGAAATGAAATTTTCTTGAACACTATATTCCACAATTTTGGATTCACTAAAGACCTGGAAATCATGGGAAAGAATACACAAGTCTGTCAAAGAAGTAGACCATACCGAAGAATAAATCAACTACTTAAAGCAAAATAAGATTCAATTCAAAGTAAACTTCTAAGAAACATATCACCACGGATACATCTAAACAAGTTAAAACTTTAACTAGAACAAGTTATGTTCTCCAGGTATAAGGAAAGCAAGTCATGTACAATCAATGATGATCAATACTCTATTTTTCAGATATACTTCACagtcatatatacatatctATTTATGGATAAGTCCACATTCATATTTTACCACAAATAAAGTacaaatatatttgtttttgcATATATATGCAAGCACTGGGGTCTCTACAGAGCACCATTTCAAATTCTAATCTGCTTGGATTACCAAACAATTTCATGCAATTGTATTATTATCATTGTATCGAACCAGCAGCTTCAGTAAACTTGCAATGCCTTTCGAGTACAATTGTAAATAATCTCAGCTATCATTGTTCCTGCATTTCGCATTTACATAATTGACATGATCGTAGGGCAGAGAGCCACTTCCATTTTTGACCATGAAATGGAAGTCCAGAGGAAAACAACAGTATGCTTAAATGAAACTAGTATATTGGTACAGTATGCTCTACAATTGTATAATTCCCTGCGGAAAAATTGCCTCAATTATCAGAAAAACTTTCTAAAATTGAACTTGGTGATTAAGTTGAAATTAGCCTCCAATACATGATGCTTGATGGGAAGCAAATTAAtaaccaaaaaagaaataaaacaaaaccttAGAAAGTGAATAGAAGGCTGATTTTATCTGCTGCACCCTGAACGATCAATAATACAAACGATGTAAGACAgtatttcataaaagtaaatacCAAGTAAATCAAAGACACAAAGAAAAAAGACCAGGCTACTATGATaagaataagaagaaattgATGAATCCATTAAAAGATACTAAAAAATGACTGGAAACAGAGTAAAAACTCATAGTGATTTGGTTGTCCCGGAAAGCATTTATCCCTTAGACATCATAGAAAACTAAGAGTTCTAAAATGTAGAAACGAAAAAAGTTGTAGACCCAATGAATCCACTTCTATGGACATGATCTTTTTTTAAGTAAAGTCCCCTAGATTGCGAAGAGTGAAAAGTGCTTTCACTGTCATGGTAATAGAAGCCCTCGTGTTGTAAAGAGAAATGAATggacttttaaattaaaaaaaaaaaaaagatttagctATTAGATTGGAACCCAGGTTTTTGAAGATATGAATTTGAAATAATATCAAGAATGTTTCTAGTGAAGCATTTTCTCAATTCCAGCAGAGACAATTCGCAAATGGACTAAAATTGCGAAGTTCACCAAAAAGTAGCTTCTTCAACCAATTAGGAAGTATACAAATAGAGTCCAAAAATGGATCACGAATATGGTTGTGATTGCAACACTAGAGATACAACCAAAACAGCAGAGGCACAACAATAATATATAGCTTTCAAAATCTCTAACAAAATGATATGTAGTCCCACCCAGCAGCAAAGACGTTTAAGACACTTTGAGTAAACCAGATTGAACACTAAGATTATATCTATTTAAGTGAATGTTAATAATAAGTATTCCCAAAAACTAAGGATCCTTATCATCCATCACCATTCCATGGCTTTCAGAAAACTTTCTAACTGTTAATAGGTCCACACGACGAAAACCTGAAGGCACCATATAACTTTACTTTCATGGAATAtaatttgtgaatttttcaGCTTGCGGAGTATCCACTCAATTCCAAAGTTTTGGGCATATATCACCGAGCTCATATTTGTCTTAAATATAgaatatgaaatataaaaaaaacaatacctACCCTTTAGCACACATGAGCGGATCCTCAAAAGAAGCATCTGGAGCATAAATTTCAAAGTCACGAGGTGTTGCACAAGATCCATATCTGAAACAATCACTCACAAAACTCGGATGAGAACTGTGCAATTACAAGTGATGAGttttgaagcaaataagaattACTTATCAACATCGAGGCATGGGAATCTATGAACTATAAACACCTTggtatttgaaaatattgttgcGTCTCTGGCTGTCCAAAattcacacaagacgatatttaagtgatTCATCAAATTGCCTAAGTCCacgagcctcttttatagaatttgtacgagatttacaaaaaactctacaaatttctatctctctctcacgtactctctttctctcttgttTCTCCCCCACTGCCTTTTCTGCAaatttaagctctcctatttataggagagcaggcCACTTACGGTGCAGCAATCTGCTGCAGAAATTATGGGGTGGGTGCCTAATAAAACAAAGCACCGAACAGTGCATGTGCAGCAGAccacttgggttgattcaacaatcaccccctccacctaagtgtgccataccaggctgcttgcaaacttattcattctttaaataaatgcacatctttttttgatatgagagacttctgctatcaaatgcatctgcaggtacgtctttaaatggatgtccagatgcctctccaaatgtGTCTTCAGATGCATCAGCATCATCTACATTCACGGAGCTTGCAAGAGATTTTCTTCAGatgagatttacaagtgcttaactgcacaatctcaactccctATGATTCTTTTTTCACTTGAGTCCATAAATCCGCACTCATGTACatcttgagcaaactgagcttcgctTGAGCCACAACTGAGCGAACAATCtacctggtgcctttacagctttcaaaactaGGCTTCacaatcctacaatcacaccaatctccaacttggagactagTTCTCAACACGCTagcctctatctccagcatgatcccttataatctatacaattttacagctcacgtcttcaagttagaagactaactaaagtgatgcataactttagtttatcatgtacagtgcccttaatcaacacatctatatatagggcaacacatctcccactgcactgggaatcaatgaTCTCGCatggaccttgacacatatcagagaacctgttgctgaggtctccatctctggCCTGGGCGACTGACTCCACATCCTGCTGCTAACATATCTTATATTCAgtcgatgtgcccatcttgtgtgtAGTCTCTGCCAACTtcaacttgcataatctccattcttgcaagatttttcttcataccttagttcactaccttcattcagcaggatatagtttaaggtagtaaccaccatggaggtccgATCGTCTTGGTAGTTATgtgatcatcaactttaggtgtagatatccctggaacatttgacgttttgttcccatctctcacacctttgcttcatgtcgtggtctagggagatttcttcaagtttagatgaggaaaaataaaactgagttcctttaacttcctcatctaattcacacgaccattaccacgagccaagaccaatgaatcatttgtgaccttccatgtctttttgagaaaacactactgaatgactgctgtcttcaagctgtctttaacagcattgtgcactgcaagaaatgcaacgccatgtatttcttcagtcaccatattcacatcatcactctcaattttctcctgattttagcagtctcttgtggcctgtcttgtCACAATTTTTAGTTAGTCATTTTTTGTTTAGATCTTGACTTGCTTCTAtccttactatcaacattcaggaccaacaactcgacatcttgccagaatctcttctgcgcacctcctcatctaggataagatctcttacattaagaaacttcaaTTTCGACTTCTTttcagaattactcatagccattctcatgacctcccaactttttgaccacaacgtcaaatactattgggcaacaatagtaccttctgccttttctGAAATTGAATTGTTTCTTCATCtgtactttgttatttgcaactggtttttcaaagaaagccacaatgagatccaTTGCAGTTCTTCTCTTCataacattatgctccatgaattatatgactgccaaaacctgctgacttaatcagcatcgtccaatgatctgaaatttgctcatcaaacttcacgatcccaactagcttaaatcaagcccaaacaaACTAAATTCGGCAACATTGGACTCTAACTGACTGATATCAAgtccaaaaccaatgagtctggcACGACTCCAATTGGCTGTGATCAAGCCctaaacaaatgagtccatcatgactctaactggctgcgatcaaacCCAAAATAAATGAGTCCGTCATGACTCCGACTAGCTACGATCAAGCCTATAACTGATCTACAACTAtgaacggttcagatcgaaagtaccgatggcgaatctcaacattcccaccgtaccgatCGTTGAAATGtacacaagatgggcacattCGATCgttgaatctcaacattcttaTCGTTGGAAAGCattatttgatcgttgaaatcggactccaaatggcttaaATCTAGCCCAACAAAGATCTAAAAGACGGACGGTCCAGATCATCTGGCACATGAGTTGCACGCGCGGCAGTGGCGTCTGTGGCGCATGTGGTACACGCGCTCCTACTGTTGGGCATGTGGGTGCGTGTCTGGCGCGTGAAGGACACACACAGAACACCTCTAGGGCGTGTGAGGGCGCATGAGGTGCGTGAGAGGCACGCTTCTTCAACCTCCGGGGCGCGTGGCGGCACGTGTCGGCGAGTGGGGGCGCATGGAGTGTGAGGtgcactcgtcttcaacctccagatgCGCGTGGAGCAAGTGGATGCATGTGCCGATCTTCTATGGGCTCATGTGGActcctccgacctccgttttcgattccgtttgcggcaacgtaTTCGTTTCAatgcgaggaacaccctggagttgtcaaaaattgatttcgatcaacttgaattttcaaacagctcgaaccagagctctgataccaattgttgcgtcTCCGGCCGTCCAAAattcacacaagacgatatttaagtggttcagcaaattgcttatgtccactggagcctcttttatagaatttgtacgagatttacaaaaaactctacaaatttctatctctctctcgcgtactctctttttctcttgtttctcCCCCATTGCCTTTTCTGCACATTttagctctcctatttataggagagcaggcCACTTACGGTGCAGCAATCTGCTGCAGAAATTATGGGGTGGGTgcctaataaaacaaaacaCCGAACGGTGCACGTGCAGCGgccacttgggttgattcaacaaaTATGAGCTTCAATTTATCCTTGTACACCCCTAAAACTACCATAGATGCACAACACACACTTACGTGTTAGCAACATAACGTCCAAAGGACTTCATGAGTTGCTCCTCCAATAGTCCACATAACGTCCGTAACAGTCGGTTGTTCTTTTTCAGTTCCACTCAAAAGCTGTATTTAGGACTATATTCATTGCCAGAAAGTGGTGGTGGTTTATTTTGGGGGGGGGGAATGGGGGGGCTCGATTGTCTTGCTATCATGTTTCTAAATGTGTCCCTGTGCATatctcacagagagagagagagagagacttacaGGTTTAGAATATGAGGGATGACATCGTTGTTAGAGTAGCTTTTCTTACTGTCATTGGAATCAAGTTTTCTGGGACTAAGTTCACATGATTCCTTGCAACCCAATTCGCTGAACTGATCCCTTTTGGCTTCACAGTCACACATccccccaaaacaaatgaacagTCAGAATCATATTTACAAGCAAAAAACCAGCATGTTTCATAACACGACAAACCCAAAATCTTGATCGAAGCAGAAACGAGctgatttaaaaattaaaaaaaaaaaaaaaataggaagaaAAACTGACCGTTACTCTAACGTACCTTGTGAGAGTTTGTCCATGGCGGACTCTGGGGATTCTTTTGCAGCCAAACAGGTCGTAATCTGATTGAGAAAACAATGAGAGAATGAAGCTTTCACGAGAGAGAAGGAAGCAGAAGACGAAGCAACGGCCAACGAAAGAGGAGGTCTCATGGCTTCATGTGGCGCGACGTGGCGGTTGCTACACCTTTTGGCACAATGGCATCAAATGTATTGAAATCAAACTCTCCTTAAGATATTGTCACAACTTGACGCTCTCAAGTagtctttaaaatttttataaatttaaaatttaattactttttaaaaaaagaatactcgaaacttataaatatcatttctaaaaattaatatatattatattatatgaacCGGATCTTTTGgataattaaatgattaaaaccCATTTCTGAAACTTTTAAATTCgaacaaaaatttaataattcttttcttttaaatgaaaaaaatggactATAATGGATaagttatataaatattcactcattcgtttattttattttcttcgtcTCGCTAGCTATAAATTTGTACATCTATGGTTGTTTCATTTAATACATGTGAAATCATTAAGGTCTGAATTAGataatgagttaaaatgagatgaaacagaagtcaaaaattgaataaaatattatttttactttataatttgaaaatattaaattatttattatattttacttaaaattttaaaaaattataatgattagataagatgagtcgagtttagataattttactattcaaactAGACCTAGTTATTACGAGTACATATATCTTACATGTCACATATACGTTACATGACAGATATACGCGCATAACAAATGTAACGGATAATATATTAAGTaatcattcatttatttattatttttcaaatctaattttatatattaataatacgaTTATTAATGATATGAAATTACTATTTATCTCAAAATTAAATATGAGCTCTACTAGAATaaagtgatttttttatattttttttatagtagagTCTGctttttttacaaaaactcaACATGAGActtgtatattt is a window from the Carya illinoinensis cultivar Pawnee chromosome 14, C.illinoinensisPawnee_v1, whole genome shotgun sequence genome containing:
- the LOC122295193 gene encoding uncharacterized protein LOC122295193 isoform X2, yielding MRPPLSLAVASSSASFSLVKASFSHCFLNQITTCLAAKESPESAMDKLSQAKRDQFSELGCKESCELSPRKLDSNDSKKSYSNNDVIPHILNLVQQIKSAFYSLSKVFSESKIVEYSVQENFISPGKREILIDNKQHYKFLGKDIDVISLIKLYLADGKVVRHEDWWNKKPLLSRETAKLPLVGQLVEMTRRGSMLVTHAMMRFGKDPTV
- the LOC122295193 gene encoding uncharacterized protein LOC122295193 isoform X1, with amino-acid sequence MRPPLSLAVASSSASFSLVKASFSHCFLNQITTCLAAKESPESAMDKLSQAKRDQFSELGCKESCELSPRKLDSNDSKKSYSNNDVIPHILNLYGSCATPRDFEIYAPDASFEDPLMCAKGVQQIKSAFYSLSKVFSESKIVEYSVQENFISPGKREILIDNKQHYKFLGKDIDVISLIKLYLADGKVVRHEDWWNKKPLLSRETAKLPLVGQLVEMTRRGSMLVTHAMMRFGKDPTV
- the LOC122295193 gene encoding uncharacterized protein LOC122295193 isoform X3; amino-acid sequence: MRPPLSLAVASSSASFSLVKASFSHCFLNQITTCLAAKESPESAMDKLSQAKRDQFSELGCKESCELSPRKLDSNDSKKSYSNNDVIPHILNLYGSCATPRDFEIYAPDASFEDPLMCAKGVQQIKSAFYSLSKVFSESKIVEYSVQENFISPGKREILIDNKQHYKFLGKDIDVISLIKLYLADGKVVRHED